The following proteins are co-located in the Gossypium hirsutum isolate 1008001.06 chromosome A02, Gossypium_hirsutum_v2.1, whole genome shotgun sequence genome:
- the LOC107940604 gene encoding probable rhamnogalacturonate lyase B, with product MEKVVNMSHWRRKLVLWMVMVIQLSLFLSVFSTEIHARKFLKDNDINTNDVRLHISDRQVIIDNGLVEVTIENPSGYLIGIKYKKMQNVLERRNHISNRGYWDIVWDGDSYDKLETKHVEVITQTNDIVELSFTKTWNSKNHGKTIPLNIQKRYIVRRGISGVYMYGIFERQEDFPKAHMYQIRIAFKLKEDKFRFMALSDTIQRVMPRSEDRVKGHSKPLDFKEAVLLTNPSNPKLKGEVDDKYQYSIENKDNKLNGWISDHDSIGFWIMTPSNEFRTGGPHKQDLTSHVGPTALSMFVSTHYTGTEIDTFYKEGEAWKKVFGPVLIYLNSASLKDDDHRKILWNDAKRQLSEEIESWPYNFTRSEDFPHSQQRGQVNGQLLVQDRYMDKQLMQAKSAFVGLAPPGEADSWQKEGKGYQFWTQTDKIGRFNIKNVRPGVYNLYAWVHGFIGSYKLDLNITIQPENKIELDTLIYDPPRNGPTLWEIGIPDRTAAEFFIPEPYPQYVNSITNDGADKFRQYGLWDRYSDIYRDSDLVYTVGTSNYSKDWFFAHVPRKIGDDWYRPTTWQIKYNLQDVNNRGTYTLQMAIAAASFAEVEVRFNDPNSDRPHFTTRRIGYDNAVPRHGIHGLYRLYSIEVPGYRFLKGSNTIYLTQTRSDNSFEAVMYDYIRLEGPNSLNN from the exons ATGGAGAAGGTGGTAAACATGAGCCATTGGAGAAGAAAACTTGTTTTGTGGATGGTAATGGTGATTCAATTATCACTGTTTCTCTCTGTTTTCTCTACTGAAATCCATGCCAG AAAATTCCTAAAGGACAACGACATTAACACTAATGATGTCCGGTTACACATAAGTGATCGCCAA gTGATTATTGATAATGGACTTGTTGAAGTCACTATCGAGAATCCATCTGGTTACTTGATAggaattaaatataaaaagatgCAAAATGTACTTGAAAGGAGAAACCACATTTCTAATAGAGG GTACTGGGACATTGTGTGGGATGGTGATTCCTATGATAA ACTAGAAACCAAACACGTCGAGGTCATAACACAAACTAATGACATTGTAGAGCTTTCCTTTACCAAAACATGGAATTCCAAAAACCATGGCAAGACAATTCCCTTGAACATACAAAAAAGGTACATAGTCCGGCGCGGCATCTCAGGGGTCTACATGTACGGCATTTTCGAGCGCCAGGAAGATTTTCCCAAAGCTCATATGTACCAAATAAGGATTGCTTTCAAGCTTAAGGAAGACAA gtTCCGATTCATGGCGTTATCGGACACGATACAACGAGTCATGCCTCGAAGTGAAGATCGGGTCAAAGGTCATAGTAAGCCTCTTGACTTCAAAGAAGCTGTTTTACTGACAAATCCATCAAATCCAAAACTTAAAGGAGAG GTTGACGATAAGTACCAATATTCTATtgagaataaagataacaagctTAACGGTTGGATATCAGACCACGATTCCATTGGTTTTTGGATAATGACCCCTAGTAATGAGTTTCGAACAGGCGGTCCGCATAAACAGGACCTTACTTCTCATGTTGGTCCGACTGCTCtttcg ATGTTTGTTAGTACACATTATACCGGGACTGAAATCGACACATTCTATAAGGAAGGAGAGGCTTGGAAAAAAGTTTTTGGTCCGGTTTTGATCTATCTTAATTCTGCTTCTTTAAAGGACGATGATCACCGAAAGATCCTGTGGAATGATGCTAAAAGACAG TTGAgtgaagaaattgaaagttgGCCTTACAATTTCACTCGATCAGAAGATTTTCCTCACTCTCAACAACGAGGACAAGTTAATGGACAACTGCTAGTGCAAGACCG GTACATGGATAAGCAATTAATGCAGGCAAAATCTGCCTTTGTGGGATTGGCCCCCCCTGGAGAAGCTGATTCATGGCAAAAAGAAGGAAAG GGCTACCAATTTTGGACCCAAACCGACAAGATTGGTCGTTTCAACATAAAAAATGTGCGACCAGGGGTGTATAATTTGTATGCTTGGGTCCATGGTTTCATTGGAAGCTACAAATTAGATCTCAATATCACTATCCAACCAg AAAATAAGATCGAATTGGATACACTTATATATGATCCACCAAGAAATGGACCAACATTGTGGGAAATTGGGATTCCAGACAGGACAGCGGCCGAGTTCTTCATACCTGAACCATACCCACAATATGTCAATTCAATTACCAATGATGGTGCAGACAA ATTCAGGCAATATGGATTGTGGGATCGATACTCGGATATTTATCGTGATAGTGACCTTGTCTACACTGTGGGTACAAGCAACTATTCAAAGGATTGGTTCTTTGCTCATGTTCCAAG GAAAATCGGGGACGATTGGTACCGACCAACAACATGGCAAATCAAATACAATCTCCAAGATGTAAACAATAGAGGAACCTACACTCTCCAAATGGCAATAGCAGCAGCTTCTTTTGCAGAAGTAGAG GTTCGATTCAACGATCCAAATTCCGATCGACCTCATTTTACAACCAGAAGAATCGGTTACGACAACGCCGTACCAAGGCACGGGATTCATGGATTGTACAGATTGTACAGCATTGAAGTACCTGGATATAGATTTCTTAAAGGGAGCAACACAATATATCTTACTCAGACAAGAAGTGACAACTCCTTTGAAGCTGTTATGTATGATTACATTCGGTTAGAAGGGCCTAatagtttaaacaattaa
- the LOC107940605 gene encoding probable mannitol dehydrogenase has protein sequence MTRLPEEVHYNKAFGWAAKDSSGVLSPFNFFTRETGEKDVTFKVLYCGICHSDLHMVKNEWGNSIYPLVPGHEIVGEVTEIGCKVQKFKAGDRVGVGCMVGSCHSCDNCINNLENYCPKMIFTYGTKYYDGAVTHGGYSNTMVVDEHFVVSIPENLPLDATAPLLCAGITVYSPLRFYGLDKPGLRVGVVGLGGLGHLAVKFAKAMGTNVTVISTSPSKQKEALENLGADSFLVSRDQDQLQDGIGTLDGIIDTVSTQHPLLPLLGLLKSHGKLVILGIPGKPFELQVFPLIQGRKLIGGSMIGGMKETQEMIDFAAEHNIKTDIEVIAMDYVNTAIDRLLKGDVKYRFVIDIGNTLRPSS, from the exons ATGACAAGATTGCCAGAAGAAGTGCACTACAACAAGGCTTTTGGATGGGCAGCCAAAGATAGCTCTGGTGTTCTTTCTCCCTTCAATTTTTTCACAAG GGAAACAGGGGAAAAAGATGTGACTTTCAAGGTGCTTTATTGTGGGATATGCCATTCAGATCTTCATATGGTTAAGAATGAATGGGGGAATTCCATTTATCCTCTTGTCCCCGG GCATGAGATTGTTGGTGAAGTGACTGAAATTGGATGTAAGGTTCAAAAGTTCAAAGCTGGAGATAGAGTTGGAGTTGGCTGCATGGTTGGTTCATGCCATTCTTGCGACAATTGCATTAACAATCTTGAGAATTACTGTCCCAAAATGATTTTCACCTATGGGACAAAGTACTATGATGGAGCTGTTACACATGGAGGTTACTCCAACACTATGGTTGTCGATGAACACTTTGTCGTCAGCATTCCTGAGAACCTGCCTCTTGATGCTACTGCCCCTCTTCTTTGTGCCGGTATCACGGTGTATAGTCCGTTGAGATTCTATGGACTCGATAAGCCTGGTTTGCGTGTTGGTGTTGTTGGACTAGGAGGACTAGGCCACTTAGCTGTGAAATTTGCAAAGGCAATGGGAACCAATGTTACGGTGATCAGCACATCTCCTAGTAAGCAAAAGGAAGCATTGGAAAATCTCGGTGCCGATTCGTTTTTAGTCAGCCGAGACCAAGATCAGCTTCAG GATGGCATTGGCACATTGGATGGAATCATCGATACGGTATCTACCCAACATCCATTGTTGCCATTGCTTGGGCTGTTGAAATCTCATGGGAAGCTTGTGATTCTTGGTATTCCAGGGAAACCATTTGAGTTACAAGTATTTCCTTTGATTCAAG GGAGGAAATTAATAGGAGGAAGCATGATTGGAGGAATGAAAGAAACTCAAGAAATGATTGATTTTGCAGCTGAACACAACATAAAAACAGACATTGAAGTTATAGCTATGGACTATGTGAATACCGCCATTGATCGCCTTCTCAAAGGTGATGTTAAATACAGATTTGTCATTGACATTGGTAACACATTGAGGCCCTCCTCTTAA
- the LOC107940603 gene encoding dof zinc finger protein DOF5.7, producing MMSLDNPPAKPGGGDSKEETQKGGSRKTSSTRTQDQALKCPRCDSPNTKFCYYNNYSLTQPRHFCKTCRRYWTKGGALRNVPIGGGCRKNKKMKSSSRLSSGDPKGSTSEMGGGLKFFHDISPAMDFQLGGLSFQSPATGIYNQFASFGVSNNNSSVGSPLMGFSNYPQPLPSVTTNLTGAIQDMGSSLNVNSNLASSIESLSSINQDLHWKLQQQRLATMLFDGGEQNQAQQQKPLPILFQNLEVSKPENVSTMGNPRKSNETAKEWFFGNSYATPTTSSNGNDNNNTSNWNGVQVQPWNDLNQYTTLP from the coding sequence ATGATGTCTCTTGATAATCCTCCTGCGAAACCAGGTGGTGGTGATTCTAAAGAAGAAACTCAAAAAGGTGGCAGCCGGAAAACAAGTTCAACAAGGACACAAGATCAAGCCCTAAAGTGTCCAAGATGTGATTCGCCCAACACCAAGTTCTGTTACTACAACAATTACAGCCTCACTCAGCCTAGGCATTTCTGCAAGACTTGCCGGAGGTACTGGACTAAAGGTGGGGCTCTTCGTAACGTGCCGATCGGCGGCGGTTGCCGTAAGAACAAGAAGATGAAGTCATCTTCAAGACTGTCATCAGGTGACCCTAAAGGCTCTACTTCAGAAATGGGTGGTGGATTGAAGTTCTTTCATGATATATCACCAGCTATGGATTTTCAGCTCGGTGGGTTGTCGTTTCAATCACCAGCAACTGGTATTTATAACCAGTTTGCTTCATTTGGAGTTAGCAACAATAACAGCTCGGTGGGTTCTCCATTGATGGGGTTTAGTAATTATCCACAACCATTACCTTCGGTTACTACTAACCTTACTGGTGCAATTCAAGACATGGGTTCTTCATTGAATGTTAATAGCAACCTTGCTTCTTCAATTGAGTCTTTAAGTTCCATAAACCAAGATTTACACTGGAAGTTGCAGCAACAAAGGTTGGCTACTATGCTCTTTGATGGCGGTGAGCAAAACCAAGCACAACAACAAAAGCCATTGCCTATTTTGTTTCAAAACCTAGAGGTTTCAAAACCTGAGAACGTTTCAACAATGGGGAATCCAAGGAAAAGCAATGAAACTGCAAAGGAATGGTTCTTTGGGAATTCATATGCAACTCCAACCACTAGCAGCAATGGCAATGATAATAACAATACAAGCAACTGGAATGGTGTTCAAGTTCAACCATGGAATGATTTGAATCAGTACACTACGTTGCCCTAA